Genomic segment of Gloeocapsa sp. PCC 7428:
GCAACGAATTCCTTTTAATGCCAACGGAGAAGTTCCTGATAACTTTGAATTACCGCCAGACTGGGTGATAGAGATTCTTTCTCAAAATCAACAGCCAAACAAAGTCATTGGTAACATTCTCCACTGTTTACAACATGGATGTCGATTGGGTTGGTTGATTGACGCAGACGATCGCAGTATATTAGTTTTTCTGCCAGGTCAGCAACCAGAACTAAGACAAGATAGCGATCGCTTAGCTGTGCTAGCAGAAATTCCCTTGGAGTTAACCACAGTGCAGGTTTTTGATTGGTTGAAGATGGCAAAATCACTTTAATGTTTGTTCAATGCTGGCTTCAGCTTGGTGAACGAGCGATCGCAAATTCTCCAACATCGCGCGATCGATATTCTGCCACAAACCGCGTTGATGCGCTTCTAATAATCTTTCTGCCATATCGCGCAACGCCCAAGGATTCTTTTGTTGGATAAACTGCTGAACATCGGGATCAAATAAGTACGCTTGTGCAACTCCCTGATACATATGATCTTCAACACAATGCGCTGTCGCGTCGTAGGCAAATAAATAATCTACTGTCGCCGCCATTTCAAACGCACCTTTGTAACCGTGACGCATGACTCCAGCAATCCACTTCGGGTTAATTACGCGGGATCGATAAACGCGGGCAATTTCTTCTTTGAGTTGACGCACGCGGGGATTTGCTGGAATTGAGTTGTCGCCAAAATAAGTTTGCGGGTTTTTTCCCTGTAAAGAACGTACTGCTGCGGTTAAACCGCCCTGAAATTGATAATAATCATCCGAATCGAGTAAATCGTGTTCGCGGTT
This window contains:
- a CDS encoding Uma2 family endonuclease encodes the protein MTSTTTPNITLAEFLKLPETKPASEYINGEIVQKPMPKGRHSRLQSKLCAAINDITEEQKIAYAFPELRCSFGDRSIVPDIAVFQWQRIPFNANGEVPDNFELPPDWVIEILSQNQQPNKVIGNILHCLQHGCRLGWLIDADDRSILVFLPGQQPELRQDSDRLAVLAEIPLELTTVQVFDWLKMAKSL